In one window of Meiothermus sp. DNA:
- a CDS encoding ribonuclease HII, with the protein MGLRVAGIDEAGRGALAGPVVAAAVILPPPRGSLDYPFLDSKMLAPKEREALEPQVRAVALAYGVGWAETAEIDRLGILGATHLAALRALKELMLPPEALLTDYLRLEREWQQYLRDHPARPDSPNLLRCPAKADQNSPTVAAASILAKVARDRHMQALERRYPGYGFAQHKGYGTAQHLEALERLGPCEAHRRTFAPVARAGLFRLS; encoded by the coding sequence ATGGGGTTGCGGGTGGCCGGTATCGACGAAGCTGGGCGGGGGGCCCTGGCCGGGCCGGTAGTGGCCGCAGCGGTGATTTTGCCTCCGCCCAGGGGTTCTCTGGACTACCCTTTCCTCGATTCCAAGATGCTGGCTCCTAAGGAGCGGGAGGCTTTAGAACCCCAGGTTCGGGCGGTGGCCCTGGCCTATGGGGTGGGCTGGGCCGAAACGGCAGAAATAGACCGGCTCGGCATCCTGGGGGCCACCCACCTGGCGGCCCTGCGGGCCTTGAAGGAACTTATGCTGCCACCGGAGGCTTTGCTGACCGATTATCTACGTCTGGAGAGGGAGTGGCAGCAATACCTGCGCGACCATCCTGCCCGCCCCGATTCGCCAAACCTGCTGCGCTGCCCGGCCAAAGCCGACCAAAACAGCCCCACTGTGGCGGCAGCCAGCATCCTGGCTAAAGTGGCGCGGGATCGGCATATGCAAGCCCTCGAGCGCCGCTACCCAGGCTATGGGTTTGCCCAACACAAGGGTTACGGCACAGCGCAGCACCTGGAGGCCCTGGAGCGCTTGGGGCCCTGTGAGGCACACCGCCGTACTTTTGCCCCGGTGGCCCGGGCAGGGTTGTTTAGACTCTCTTGA
- a CDS encoding DUF4384 domain-containing protein: MRRWLPLALLAVLLSSCFPAGRPGVTVGLRFGFDLSPIITRFEPDRGRGASYLVGESVRFVVSLARAGYVTLVGIDPDGVTYEFDRIFLNPGTHLLSGPPGFRYELRPPRGIQRVRAIYTDTPHPSGFIFRGTYSSEGWDQQTSIYIQRSGSRVRDVAETFFYIR; encoded by the coding sequence ATGCGAAGATGGCTTCCGCTTGCTTTACTGGCCGTATTGCTCTCGAGTTGCTTCCCTGCAGGTCGCCCCGGCGTTACGGTAGGTCTGCGCTTTGGTTTTGATCTGAGCCCCATCATTACCCGCTTCGAGCCCGACCGTGGGCGAGGGGCTAGCTACCTGGTCGGCGAGAGCGTGCGTTTTGTGGTCAGCCTGGCCCGTGCGGGTTACGTTACCCTCGTGGGCATTGACCCCGACGGCGTAACCTACGAGTTTGACCGGATCTTCCTTAACCCCGGCACCCACCTGCTCTCTGGCCCTCCGGGGTTCCGCTACGAGCTGCGCCCACCCCGGGGGATCCAGCGGGTTCGGGCCATCTACACCGATACCCCGCACCCCTCCGGCTTTATCTTCCGGGGCACCTACAGCTCGGAAGGCTGGGATCAACAGACCTCCATATACATCCAGCGCAGCGGCTCGAGGGTACGCGACGTAGCCGAAACGTTCTTCTACATCCGCTAA
- a CDS encoding TRAP transporter substrate-binding protein yields MKRRDFLKKAGIGAVAASTVFGPVYAQTAQRIRWRMATSWPRSLDTLFGAAEIVAKRVSEMTDGRFEITPFPAGEIAPGLQVLDVVQAGNVECGHTANYYYVGKSPSLAFDTGVPFGLNPRQQNAWLYYGGGLQAMQRVMADFSAITFPAGNTGVQMGGWFRKEIKGPEDLKGLRFRIPGLGGQVMTRLGVTVQTLPGGEIFLALDRGAIDGAEWVGPYDDEKLGLNKAARFYYYPGWWEPGSTVSAIVNLDRWRSLPKEYQEIFKTACREANEATLAEYDAKNSPALARLQRAGTQIRPYPTTVLQAANRESTALYEEISAKDATYRGIYTSWKTFRDEIRRWFATNEFRYDDFVRNLR; encoded by the coding sequence ATGAAGCGACGTGACTTCTTGAAGAAGGCGGGGATTGGTGCGGTTGCGGCCAGCACCGTATTCGGCCCGGTTTACGCCCAGACCGCCCAGCGCATCCGCTGGCGCATGGCCACCAGCTGGCCCCGCTCCCTGGACACCCTGTTTGGGGCAGCCGAGATTGTGGCCAAGCGGGTCTCGGAGATGACCGACGGTCGTTTTGAGATCACCCCCTTCCCGGCCGGCGAAATTGCCCCTGGCCTCCAGGTGCTCGATGTGGTGCAGGCCGGCAACGTAGAGTGCGGGCACACCGCCAACTACTACTACGTGGGCAAAAGCCCGTCCCTGGCCTTCGACACAGGGGTGCCCTTTGGTCTTAACCCCCGTCAGCAAAACGCCTGGCTGTACTACGGAGGTGGTTTGCAGGCCATGCAGCGGGTGATGGCCGACTTCAGCGCCATTACCTTCCCTGCCGGCAATACTGGGGTACAGATGGGCGGTTGGTTCCGCAAAGAAATCAAAGGCCCCGAAGACCTTAAGGGCTTGCGCTTCCGCATTCCTGGCCTGGGCGGGCAGGTCATGACCCGCCTGGGGGTAACCGTGCAAACCCTACCCGGAGGCGAGATTTTCCTGGCGCTGGATCGGGGCGCCATTGACGGCGCCGAGTGGGTAGGCCCCTACGACGATGAAAAACTGGGCCTCAACAAAGCGGCGCGCTTTTACTACTACCCCGGCTGGTGGGAGCCCGGTTCTACGGTGTCGGCCATTGTGAACCTGGATCGCTGGCGCAGCCTGCCTAAGGAGTACCAGGAAATCTTCAAGACCGCCTGCCGCGAAGCCAACGAAGCCACCCTGGCCGAGTACGACGCCAAGAACTCACCGGCCCTGGCCCGTTTGCAAAGGGCCGGAACCCAGATCCGGCCCTACCCCACCACGGTGTTGCAAGCCGCCAACCGCGAGTCCACGGCGCTCTACGAGGAAATCTCGGCCAAGGATGCGACCTACCGAGGCATCTACACCTCCTGGAAAACCTTCCGCGATGAAATTCGCCGCTGGTTTGCCACCAACGAGTTCCGCTACGACGATTTCGTTCGCAACCTGCGCTAG
- a CDS encoding TRAP transporter small permease subunit, with protein sequence MQLLLTVSRLIDTVNEWVGRVVLWLVVPMVAIGAYNAIGRSLDKSVGTRLASNTYFELQWYIFSLIFLLMVGYVLKHDGHIRVDVVYARLGERGRAWVNMLGSILFLVPFALVLFYVSLPLVSFSVQVREMSSDAGGLPRWPLKLMLLPAFVLLALQGLSEFIKNLAFLRGVLPRLPHEAKGEVA encoded by the coding sequence GTGCAGTTGCTGCTTACAGTATCCAGGCTGATAGACACCGTCAATGAGTGGGTGGGGCGCGTAGTGCTGTGGCTGGTGGTGCCGATGGTGGCCATAGGCGCCTACAACGCCATCGGACGGAGCCTCGATAAGTCGGTGGGCACTCGACTGGCCTCGAACACCTACTTCGAGCTTCAGTGGTACATTTTCTCGCTCATCTTCTTGCTGATGGTAGGTTATGTGCTCAAGCACGATGGCCATATTCGGGTCGATGTGGTCTATGCCCGCCTGGGCGAGCGGGGTCGGGCCTGGGTCAATATGCTCGGTTCCATCCTGTTTCTGGTTCCATTTGCGCTGGTGCTTTTTTATGTTAGCCTGCCCCTGGTTAGCTTCTCCGTACAGGTGCGCGAGATGTCCTCGGACGCAGGGGGCCTGCCGCGCTGGCCGCTGAAACTGATGCTGTTGCCTGCTTTCGTCTTGCTGGCATTGCAGGGGCTGTCGGAGTTCATTAAGAACCTGGCTTTCCTACGGGGGGTGCTGCCCCGCCTGCCCCACGAAGCCAAAGGGGAGGTTGCCTAG